One window of Nymphaea colorata isolate Beijing-Zhang1983 chromosome 1, ASM883128v2, whole genome shotgun sequence genomic DNA carries:
- the LOC116248229 gene encoding indole-3-acetic acid-amido synthetase GH3.6, translating into MPEAPKDSFAFTPKAFNQHSEALQYIEDVTNNANQVQARVLGEILSHNAQVEYLRRCGLDGRTADRQNFKNLLPVISYEDIKPDIDRIANGDKSPILSSYPISEFLTSSGTSGGERKLMPTIEQELERRSLLYSLLMPVMDQFVPGLDKGKGMYFLFVKSEAKTPGGLVARPVLTSYYKSKHFTERPFDPYTNYTSPDETILCPDPFQSMYSQLLCGLIQHKEVLRVGAVFASGFIRAIKFLEHNWTELARDIRNGHLNSRITDLSVREAVTKILKPDPELAELIEGECMKNSWQGIIPRLWPNTKYIDIIVTGTMAQYIPTLDFYCNRLPLVCTMYASSECYFGLNLNPLSDPKDVCYTLIPTMAYFEFLPVHRNNGVTDPHVISKTQWEKEEKELVELVDVKLGHEYELVVTTFAGLYRYRVGDVLRVAGFKNKAPQFQFICRKNVALSIDSDKTDEVELQNAVKNAIHHLEPFGATLVDYTSHANTSTIPGHYVLFWELKNGATPVPPSVFEDCCLTIEESLNSVYRQGRAADKSIGPLEIKVVEAGTFDKLMDYALTNGSSINQYKTPRCVKFTPIIELLNSTALSSYCSPKCPKWAPGHKKWGTHN; encoded by the exons ATGCCGGAAGCACCAAAAGACTCATTTGCCTTCACACCAAAGGCATTCAATCAGCATAGTGAAGCGCTGCAATACATTGAGGATGTAACCAACAATGCCAATCAGGTCCAGGCGAGGGTGCTTGGCGAGATCTTGTCGCATAATGCGCAAGTTGAGTACTTGCGGCGGTGTGGCCTGGACGGCCGCACCGCCGACAGGCAGAATTTCAAGAATCTCTTGCCGGTGATCAGCTACGAAGACATAAAGCCAGATATAGATCGAATTGCGAATGGTGATAAATCTCCGATCCTCTCATCCTACCCCATATCAGAATTCCTTACAAG TTCTGGAACATCAGGAGGAGAAAGAAAGCTGATGCCCACCATAGAGCAAGAGTTGGAAAGGAGGTCCTTGCTCTACAGCCTGCTCATGCCTGTCATGGACCAGTTTGTTCCTGGCCTTGACAAGGGCAAAGGAATGTACTTCCTGTTTGTGAAGTCTGAAGCCAAGACACCAGGAGGCCTAGTAGCCAGGCCTGTGCTCACCAGCTACTACAAGAGCAAGCACTTCACCGAGAGGCCCTTTGATCCATACACCAACTATACTAGCCCGGATGAAACTATCCTCTGCCCGGACCCCTTCCAGAGCATGTACTCCCAGCTTCTCTGTGGCCTCATCCAGCACAAAGAGGTTCTGCGTGTCGGGGCCGTTTTCGCTTCTGGGTTTATCCGAGCTATCAAATTTCTTGAACACAACTGGACAGAGCTTGCTCGTGACATCCGAAACGGCCATCTCAATTCTCGGATCACTGACCTCTCTGTCAGGGAGGCTGTGACTAAAATCCTCAAACCAGACCCTGAGCTTGCCGAACTGATAGAAGGGGAATGCATGAAGAACTCATGGCAAGGGATCATTCCCAGGCTGTGGCCTAACACTAAGTATATTGATATTATAGTGACAGGTACCATGGCACAGTACATACCAACACTTGATTTCTATTGCAATCGACTGCCACTTGTGTGCACTATGTATGCATCTTCCGAGTGTTATTTCGGCCTAAACCTTAACCCTTTGTCTGATCCCAAGGATGTGTGTTATACCCTAATTCCAACCATGGCCTACTTCGAGTTCCTTCCTGTTCATAGGAACAATGGTGTCACAGATCCCCATGTCATCTCCAAAACGCAGtgggagaaagaagagaaggagctTGTGGAACTTGTTGATGTGAAGCTTGGCCATGAGTATGAACTTGTGGTCACCACATTTGCAG GATTGTATCGCTACAGAGTTGGTGATGTGCTTAGAGTTGCCGGATTCAAGAACAAAGCGCCccaatttcagttcatctgcCGAAAAAATGTGGCTCTCAGCATCGACTCCGATAAGACGGACGAGGTCGAGCTCCAAAATGCGGTGAAGAATGCCATACACCACCTGGAGCCATTTGGAGCCACTCTGGTTGACTACACCAGCCATGCAAACACTAGCACCATACCAGGCCACTATGTCCTATTCTGGGAGCTAAAAAATGGTGCAACTCCAGTGCCGCCCAGTGTCTTCGAGGACTGCTGCCTCACCATAGAGGAGTCCCTCAACAGTGTCTACCGGCAAGGGCGAGCTGCCGATAAATCGATCGGGCCGCTGGAGATCAAGGTGGTCGAGGCCGGAACTTTCGACAAACTGATGGACTATGCCTTGACCAATGGGTCCTCAATCAACCAGTATAAGACTCCAAGGTGTGTCAAGTTCACACCCATAATTGAGTTACTCAATTCCACTGCCCTGTCTAGCTACTGTAGTCCTAAGTGCCCGAAATGGGCACCTGGGCACAAGAAATGGGGCACTCATAATTAG